A single genomic interval of Lathyrus oleraceus cultivar Zhongwan6 chromosome 7, CAAS_Psat_ZW6_1.0, whole genome shotgun sequence harbors:
- the LOC127100677 gene encoding proline-rich receptor-like protein kinase PERK1, with the protein MKPPQPPAPIPSRPPSHVAPPLPPLMSSSGGTGSNYSGGELLPPPSPGLAFSTAKSTFTYEELARATDGFSDANLLGQGGFGYVHRGILPNGKEVAVKQLKAGSGQGEREFQAEVEIISRVHHKHLVSLVGYCSTGFQRLLVYEFVPNNTLEFHLHGNGRPTMDWPTRLRIALGSAKGLAYLHEDCHPKIIHRDIKAANILLDFKFEAKVADFGLAKIASDLNTHVSTRVMGTFGYLAPEYAASGKLTDKSDVFSYGVMLLELLTGRRPVDKNQTYMDDSLVEWARPLLMRALEENNLDSLIDPRLQNEFDPSEMTRMVACAAACTRHSAKRRPRMSQVVRALEGDVSLADLNEGVRPGHSSVYSSHERWIQSYNSNFFILQAYQEETE; encoded by the exons ATGAAGCCACCACAACCTCCTGCTCCAATTCCATCACGACCGCCTTCTCATGTTGCTCCGCCACTGCCTCCTCTCATGAGCAGCAGTGGTGGTACCGGCTCAAACTATTCAGGCGGCGAACTACTTCCACCTCCTTCTCCAGGCCTTGCATTTAGCACTGCGAAGAGTACGTTTACATACGAGGAGTTGGCGCGCGCAACTGATGGCTTCTCTGATGCTAACCTCCTTGGACAAGGTGGATTTGGATATGTTCATAGAGGTATTCTCCCTAATGGTAAAGAGGTTGCTGTTAAGCAGCTGAAAGCTGGAAGTGGACAAGGAGAACGTGAATTTCAAGCTGAAGTAGAGATTATTAGCCGTGTTCATCATAAACATCTTGTTTCTCTTGTTGGATACTGCAGCACCGGGTTTCAGAGGCTACTTGTTTATGAGTTTGTTCCCAACAATACATTGGAATTTCATTTACATG GAAATGGACGACCAACGATGGATTGGCCAACAAGATTGCGAATTGCTTTAGGATCTGCAAAAGGACTTGCTTATCTTCATGAAGATT GTCATCCTAAGATCATTCATCGTGATATTAAAGCTGCTAACATCCTTCTCGATTTTAAGTTTGAAGCAAAG GTTGCTGATTTTGGTCTTGCAAAGATTGCTTCCGATCTCAACACTCATGTTTCTACTCGAGTGATGGGGACTTTTGG GTATCTGGCTCCAGAATATGCAGCAAGTGGAAAACTTACAGACAAATCAGATGTTTTCTCTTATGGAGTCATGCTCCTTGAGCTATTAACTGGACGTCGACCGGTTGATAAAAATCAGACTTACATGGATGATAGTTTGGTGGAATGG GCTAGGCCTTTGCTCATGCGTGCTTTAGAAGAAAATAATTTAGATTCTCTGATTGATCCAAGACTTCAGAATGAATTTGACCCTAGTGAGATGACGCGTATGGTAGCATGTGCTGCAGCTTGCACACGCCACTCAGCAAAGCGTCGACCAAGGATGAGCCAG GTTGTGCGTGCCTTAGAAGGAGACGTGTCACTAGCAGATCTTAATGAAGGAGTAAGACCTGGACACAGCAGTGTCTACAGTTCTCACGAAAGGTGGATTCAGAGCTACAATTCAAATTTTTTTATTTTGCAGGCATATCAAGAGGAGACTGAATAG